Within Nitrospira sp. MA-1, the genomic segment TCACTGACCGGTGGACCACTGATGGTTGCGGTCACCATGAAAAATGTCGCGACCAATCAACTACGTAACACGTTGTACGTTCTCTGGTTTACCATCGTGACGATAAAAATGAGTACCTTCGTGATACTCGGAGTCGAGCTGCATCTGCTCACCGCCCTTGTACTCCTCCCCATCGCAGCCATCGGTCATGTGATCGGACTCAAATTTCATGATGCGATTTTGAAAAACGATCAGTGGTTCAAGCAGGTCATAGGAGGCATGCTCGTCCTTATCAGCGGATTGGGATTAATGAACAATCTGGCCTAAGACAGCCTGCTCATGGGTGACCCCAGGACCATTATCTAGGGGTTCAACGTGGGGCGACCAAACTCGCGATGCCTGGCCTGAGGCATGCCGAAGGGCTCAAACTTTTTCCCCAGAAGAACCCGCAGAGAAAAGTTAACTATTCTAAATTTTGCGGAAGGTTGGAAGGGGGTTGGGAGTAGGTGTGAATGCAAGGCCGGAACTCAAGCATGAACGTTTCGTCTGTAGTCCGACGCCTGTCGGCTGGCCCCAAGGAGGGACGCTCTTATCCGTTGCGGACCTTGTTTGAGCCCGGCGAGTTGGGCCGCTCTTCAAAAAGTTCGCGTCCCTCCTCTTCAATAAAGCCAGACGAGGCGTCAATGGTTTTGGCCACTTTTGCTGAAACAAAAGGCCTCTCCTGAGCGAGGTCGAAGGAGGCTCGTCGTCCGGGGCCGAAACCCCGGCAACTACAAAAATCTTAAATAAATTCCTTACGACATGGTTCAGTGCTCAGCCATCTTTTTTGATGATCGAGAAATTTGTTATTCAGCGCCACTCCGCTGCGCCTCCTCAAACAACGCATTACACTCCTGCTCCAGAATCCCCCCAATCACTCTCGTGTTCCGAAAGGGTGTCCGCCTCGACACCTCCTCGGCCCGAATATCGATCTGCCGCAAACCGAGTTGTTGGAGAAAGGGAATCGAGGTCCCAAAGTACACGGTAGCAATGCCCGCCCACTCGATCGCACTCTGACACATGGGGCAGGGTTCAGCGGTTGTATACAAATCGAGTGCGGTCCAATCAACCGGTGTATGCTTGGCCGCACAGCGATTGATGACATCGATTTCGCCGTGGAGGGTAGGGTTGCGAGAAGAACGGTTGTACCCCTTCGCGAGAATCTCTCCAGTTGTCCGGCGAACGATGACGGCCCCGAAGGGATATCGGGGGACCTTCTGCGCCATGGTAATGGCCAGGCGCATATACTCTTCAGGGCGCAATTTCTGTTGATGTTTCTTAGCAATTTTCTTCAAATCTTTTGGCCCCGTGCCGACACTCGGTCAAGCTCTTCCCCCGGTCTTACAAAACTGGCGGATGCAGCAACCGTCGCAGCGGGGATGTGAAGGGAGGCAGCACTTCCTTCCGTGGGATACAAAGTTGACATGCAAACTGAAGCGCAGGTTC encodes:
- a CDS encoding nucleoside deaminase, with translation MKKIAKKHQQKLRPEEYMRLAITMAQKVPRYPFGAVIVRRTTGEILAKGYNRSSRNPTLHGEIDVINRCAAKHTPVDWTALDLYTTAEPCPMCQSAIEWAGIATVYFGTSIPFLQQLGLRQIDIRAEEVSRRTPFRNTRVIGGILEQECNALFEEAQRSGAE